Part of the Zea mays cultivar B73 chromosome 4, Zm-B73-REFERENCE-NAM-5.0, whole genome shotgun sequence genome is shown below.
TGGTTGGTGCACTCATGCAATTTTGAACTAAAACAACAACTTGTTTGCACTATCCATGCATATTGATATTGCTATTGTAGCAACTGCTATAAATAACTGTGGCACCATTTATGCATACACTCCACTATATATGTGTTTTGATTTGTTATGATCAGAAATTCCATTATTAACGACTGAATTTTGGTGTGCTGATGCTATAACCTGTGACATCCAGCTATTTTCTTGATTTGTTACATCTTTTTGTCAATCTTAATCTTATTTTATTTGATTTATTGCATCatccatttgaatatagacataaaaaccaaGAGCTAAAATGAATACTATTTCCAGTTCTAGGCGGCATTATAAATTCTATTTTTTTCTTATAATGATGTGAATCTTGATGGTTTAATACTATTGTTTTAGGACAATTATTATGGTTTCATACTATTTCCAGTTCTTTAGTCATGGATTTTTTTTCAGAAGTTGATGAACTCTACCTTCGCAGGATCTAGTTCCTTGaatcttactgtcttttgagtTTGAGCATATACTGATGTGGAGAGGAAGTGATTGGAAATCATCTCTTCCTCCATTAGAAAATAGTTATGAAGTGACAAAGGTGCAAGAAAGTTTTAGTGGCAAAGAATCTAATGAAAAGGTTACACATTCAGGAAATGTTCTGATCCAGATTTAGTTGGTCAGTGTTGCAACATCTCACAAGAACTGGAACTTGGATGAAGGTCAAGAAAAATTTAAAGATTCCACTGACAGTGATATGGTACTGAATTCTGCAAAGGATGTTCCTGCATTGTTCCATTCTACAGGTATATCTAGAACTGAACCCTCAGCAGACATTGCATTGGAATATTCCCCATTAAATCCAGTATGTGATATTATGGATCCATCCCTGAACTGCCGAAGTATCCCAACAAACAAATGTGAAAGTAGAGCTCTGGTAGAGAAGTCAGAACATTGTCCGAATGATTATAATTTGGAAatgaaggggaaaagaaacgatgGTACAAAATGTACAGTTGTTCTAAATAGCGGTTCTAAAGTAGAGGGATTGTTATGTCTTTTGGAGCAAGCCATTCACAGTGGCAGGGCACTTGTTCTGAGTGAAGATGAACTTGCTGATTCAGATCTGGTCTATGAAAAGTCTGTTGCTTTTAGAAAGTCAATTCTGCGAAGACTGGTTTTTGAGAATACTCGAAGGAAGTCCAGTGCCAGGAGAAATGTGCCAGACAATCATGCAAGAACTAAAACACATATTATAGCAAATAAAATGTTGAGCAGTCCTGTTGAAAATAAATTTATCGTTAATGGAGGATCTGCAATGCAGACAATTGACCATGGACAAGAGTGTCTTTCTGGTGTTGTTCATCAAGGTACCTTAAGAGTAGATGAACTAGCAAAGTTACTAGCTTGAGAGGTGATTGCTCTTTTATCAACCACATAGACCAGTATCAACATCCTTTGAAACATATGCAAGATTTGCATGAACTCTGAATTTGGTTAAAACAAGTCTCAGGTCTGTTGCGTCGTGGCGAGTCCTTTTTAACCTTGAAATATTGAACTATAATCATGTGCGATGTACAAACAACCTTCCGAATACATATTCTCTGATTTGTCTGTTGTCACCATAATTGGCCACTGATAAATAACCCTTCTGTTTTATGTGACAAAAAATGGTCCACACGATGCGTTTTACGTTCAAAAACTTCTACGCGACATGCACGGAAACTAACGCTAAACATGCGTGATTTAAACGTCGTAATTCGTTACGAAACAGATCAACGATTTATGCTAAAATTCACACCCATTTACGCTATTTTGGATCATATTTTACGCAaaaatccgcccgagccagaacccgcgcatgaTCCGACGCgcgcgatttttacgccgtaatttttggGCCACATTCGTCGTTATGAAACTAagttacgatttacgctaaaatttttacccatttacgttgttttggttaACGTTTTACGCAAAAATCCATccaagccagaacccgcgcatgaTCGGACGCGCgcaatttttacgccgtaatttttggGCCCTATTCGTCGTTACAAAACAGAtctatgatttacgctaaaattcataaccatttacgctgttttggttcacgttttacgcaaaAATTCGCCCAATCCAGATTCCGCGCACGATCGGAAGCGCGCGATTTTTACACCGTAATATTTGGGCCCATTCGTTGTTATGAAAtagatctacgatttacgctaaaattcgtactcatttacgctggtttggttcacgttttacgctaaaatctgccTGAGACAGAACCGTGCACGATCGGATGCACGCCTACCTGCGCGTAGGtatacctggctggggcttctcggtactaatggaagccctgggcttccattagctcgtgtatatatatatatatatatatatatatatatatatatatatatatatatatatatatatatatatatatatatatatatatatatatatatatatatatatatatatatatatatatatcaaactTCATTAGATTTGTATATTTATCACCTAAATTGCAAATGTATAGTGTCGTTCCTTCTATGTATGGACTAAATGGTGAATTACATACTTCTTTAACATATTTAATTGAGGTTTTCTTGGCCCTGTTCAAATGTTTTTAAACAGCCTACAATACAGCGTTGACCTTTGTTTACCATTTAAATGCTGTTCAAACAGGTTAGATATAACGGTGGTTGCGACTGAATGCCGAGGCATGCATTTCTACAAGGTGGTTTATTAACTAGGGTCCACTCCTTCATATGTACCCACATATATACAAGGTGGTTTTTTAACGATAGGAATAACTACACCTGGGAGTAGGAAAAATGCACCATATATATATGTCAAACTTCAACTATATATTAGAACCATTTGAGACTTTCTGATTGGTGTCCTTCGCAAATATAACCTCATGGTATGGCTTATATGACAGAACATCCATTAGATGTGTGTGAAAGAGAGGACGCTACACCTGCTGAGTGAGGATGCTGATTGAATTGCTGCTGCATATATATTGGTTTCGATGAATTGCCATAAGCGGATATGTGGCCCATGCACTCCTGTTGCACCATTCATGTGTCCATCTGATAAACCATATGCAGATGAGTTGTCCAGCATGTCTGAATGTATTCCAGAATTATTGTGGCCTATGCTGAATCTGATTGCAATtttggttgctagaaaattggatCTGGATCCGGAGCTGAATCCTGGAGTTGGGATCCTGTTGATTACTGAATCTGGAGCTGCACATTCTGTTGATTACTGAATCCTGGAGTTGGGATCATGTCTCATGTGAGCTGAACCAACTGAACCCGGCCCATCGTAGATTGTACGTTATTTGTGGTAGATTTTGTGGAATGCCAGAATTTAAATGCTGGTAGCCATTGGACCTGTGTGGAGGAATTAAGAGTGGGTTACTATAAAAACAAAATGTTATTCTTTTACAATTTTTTGTTAATACACATGGCTCTGTTCCTGATGCAGCATTTCCTATATATAGACTTGATGAAACATTTCCTGATGAAGCTTTCTTTTTCTTAACAGGTCAGTGGAGGTGACGTTTAGTACGAAATGAGGACACATGTCACTTATCTGCTGCGAATACTGCCGTCGGACAAAAAAACTTATAACTTTTTGTGCAATCAGCAATTACTAATATGCTGCTCGCGATGAATGATGTGTGTATGCTACTTTTGGACCTGTGGTATCTAAGGCTGCCAaccataatgttttggcaaacaCAAATCCGTGTGGCTAAACAAAAATCTTGATGCATGTTGTATGATCCAGCTAACATCAATGCCGCTTTATTGTAAATGTTTATGTTTTTACTATATGACTTACTATATGTGTTGATTATATTGCAAATATTTTTATCTCCTCCCATTCTCGGCGCCTCCTGTTCTAGTTTGTACATAATGAAGGGTAGACTCACAGCATAGCTGGTGCAAGGGAAAAAATGTTGCATAAAATATGTCATTTCCATTTTTTGAGGAAACATGTCAACATTGACATTTGCTGAAGTTAGGTATACATCTATTTGAATCAACAGTTACAGTTCAACATATACTCCTTCCGCTCTAGCTTGTTGCGTGTCCTACTTTTTTTCTAAATCACTTTTCTCTAAATTGACATACTCCCTAGAAAATCTATCCAAATTTTGAAGATCAAATTTGTTCCATTGAATTATTCATGACATCTATCTTGGTATTGCTTTTTAATAATCAGAATATATTTTGATCTCAACAAAAGTTATACACGATTCTTTTTAGACAATactaaagcaaattgtaatcaagAACACTTGAGGTTCGCACCAATTGCCACATTTAGATATAAGCATTCTAATTTTGGTCATCCTATGTGTGTGCATTCATCTAAGCATTCTAGGATTTCAATTAGTCTATATCTTGTAGTATTTGTTCCTTCATTGTCAATTCACTTCTCATCTAACTACTATGATTGTTTAACCAGTAGAACATAACTACGACAATATCCATTTATAAAGACTTTGATAGCAAACTTTACATATTCATATCATGTTAAGGTTGTCACATGTGTAAAGGTGAAGAGATCATGCATGTCATTCCACGTAGATGAAAAAATTCCTATATAAAAATGACACCTTTTCTTGTAGGTAGTGGAAAGTACCTTTCCAGCAAAGATCATATATATAATCCGATAAAGCTGAAAACTAAATGTCGAAATCGAGTAGATGCCATATCATCTATACCTTATCTCTTGTTTGGAAAAAAGACAAAACCAAAAAATATTTATGAGGTCTCACTTGTATAAATAGCTCCCAAATCAGTAGTTAATCCATCacctataatattttgagcattcAGAAACACACCAAGCGAAGCACATTAGCAACAACCTAACAACAATGGCTACCAAGATATTATCCCTCCTTGCGCTTCTTGCGCTTTTTGCGAGCGCAACAAATGCGTTCATTATTCCACAATGCTCACTTGCTCCAAGTTCCATTATTACACAGTTCCTCCCACCAGTTACTTCAATGGGCTTCGAACACCCAGCTGTGCAAGCCTATAGGCTACAACAAGCAATTGCGGCGAGCGTCTTACAACAACCAATTTCCCAGTTGCAACAACAATCCTTGGCACATCTAACAATACAAACCATCGCAACGCAACAGCAACAACAATTCCTACCAGCACTGAGCCACCTAGCCATGGTGAACCCTGCCGCCTACTTGCAACAGCAGTTGCTTGCATCAAACCCACTTGCTCTGGCAAACGTAGTTGCAAACCAGCCACAACAACAGCTGCAACAGTTTCTGCCAGCGCTCAGTCAACTAGCCATGGTGAACCCTGCCGCCTACCTACAACAGCAACAACTGCTTTCATCTAGCCCGCTCGCTGTGGCCAATGCACCTACATACCTGCAACAACAATTGTTGCAACAGATTGTACCAGCTCTGACTCAGCTAGTTGTGGCAAACCCTGCTGCCTACTTGCAACAGCTGCTTCCATTCAACCAACTGACTATGTCGAACTCTGCTGCGTACCTACAACAGCGACAACAGTTACTTAATCCACTAGCAGTGGCTAACCCATTGGTCGCTGCCTTCCTACAGCAGCAACAATTGCTGCCATACAACCAGTTCTCTTTGATAAACCCTGTCTTGTCGAGGCAGCAACCCATCGTTGGAGGTGCCATCTTTTAGATTACATATGAGATGTACTCGATAATGGTGCCCTCATTCCGGCATGTGTTTCCTAGAAATAATCAATATATTGATTGAGATTTATCTCAATATATTTCTGAACTATGTTCATCATATAAATAATTGAAAACATCAAATCGTAATTATAAACTCATGCTTGGTCAATACATAGACAATGCGATATTACTTCAACATCCCAATGATGTCCTAGCCCAACCTCTTGAATGTTACTGTTTTAATGTGTGAGGGTATATTTATAAGATAGACGTGACTACTCGCGCTTTTTTTAGTACATACATATATGGTATGTTGATTTGATTAGTGATGGACACATGCTTTGACCATGAATATTCAAATGAGGTGTATTTGCACGAAGCAAAACATAATATAAGTTTAGGAGTAGACTTATAACTGTGTCCAAACATGCTCACACAAATTCATACCACATTATAATTTTTTGGTAAATATTCCACACGTATTTTTTACAAGAACCCAAATTTTGCAGATAAATGCAGCATTGTAGACATGTATAATTCTTTGAAGCCCCTGAACTTAACAGCACCAAGGTCATTAAATCAACTGGACCCTATGAGTAACAATTTCAATATTGCAAACACCAAATTATAGAACTTATTGGCTGAAAAATTATGAGCAATGTGAAGTTTAAATTATTATACCATAAATATATCAAAGAATTTTTTTTGAGGAACGTAAAAATTGCATGGAATGGGCTGCCCAACGTGCTAGCTCACTTCTATGCTAGGTATCATTACCAAAGATGGGAATGTTGCTAATGAACGCCAAACCCACTCATATAATATTTATATTTGGGTTGTTTAGTTGTAAAAGTGAAGACCCAAGATAAAAGTACCAATTGTTCAATGACATTCGATTATTTTGTTCGGGGAGCACTTGGTGCGTCATTTGGACTCATATCTTAGTCCAATAGATTGCATTTTCCTTCAATGTGTAGAATCCGACAAAGTGCATGTTCTAAAATTGTAAATCTAACTAAATTAGAAAGCTTGTTACTAATTTGATGGTTTATTAGGTGTACCTCATAAAACTAGAACCAACATAGCCTGCACTCACGTGTCATAGAAAATAGGAGTATCCAAGCACAATTTATGTGAGCATCCATCACACAAATTATATATAGACTGATATAATTAATTCCTTCaaaaataaaaaaggaaaaaatAAAGTGTTTTTTTGATATTGCAGGATATCTCCTTTAACTAATGAGGAGTACTAAAAAGATGTTGCACTTTTGGGTGGCGAGAATTCCTCAATCATAACTTTGACATAATTTTAATCCGGATCACATATATCA
Proteins encoded:
- the z1C1_4 gene encoding prolamin 22 kDa alpha zein z1C1_4 precursor is translated as MATKILSLLALLALFASATNAFIIPQCSLAPSSIITQFLPPVTSMGFEHPAVQAYRLQQAIAASVLQQPISQLQQQSLAHLTIQTIATQQQQQFLPALSHLAMVNPAAYLQQQLLASNPLALANVVANQPQQQLQQFLPALSQLAMVNPAAYLQQQQLLSSSPLAVANAPTYLQQQLLQQIVPALTQLVVANPAAYLQQLLPFNQLTMSNSAAYLQQRQQLLNPLAVANPLVAAFLQQQQLLPYNQFSLINPVLSRQQPIVGGAIF